The sequence ATACCCAGAGTATTCTTATATCGGACTTAAAAAGTTAAAATTTAATCCAGAAGAGAACGGCACAGCATCTAGTAAAGAAAACCATTTAAAGGATAATAAAGAACTTTCAGACGAGTTTGCTAGTAGCTTTGTAAAAATTTTAAGTAATAAAAATATAGAACAATACAAAAATTTAATATCCCAACTGGAATCAGATCCAATATTCGAAGAGTTGAATATTAGCGAGGTTATGCACCAAACGGTAGAAATTAAAAAAGTTGACAAAGTTATTAGTCAAGGTTTGAAACAGCCGGCTATAGATTTATTTAGAAAATTAAGTTCAGGGCACGCTATAATATTATTAACTATTACTAAAATTTTTGAAAAGATAGAAGAAAAAACCCTTGTATTATTAGATGAACCAGAAAGTCATTTGCATCCGCCTTTATTGTCATCTTTTATGAGGGCGTTATCAGATTTGCTTATAAAAAAGAATGCGGTAGCCATTATCGCGACTCATTCGCCTGTAGTTTTACAAGAGGTTCCAAAGAGTTGCGTTTGGAGACTAAGCAGATTTGGCCTCGAGGCTAAAGCGGAGCGCTTTGATATTGAAACATTTGGAGAGACGATAGGAACATTAACTAAAGAAATTTTTGGCCTTGAGGTAAACAAGTCGGGCTTTTATGCGATGCTGGACAATAGTATAATGAAAGATGGAGCGTCTTATGATAGGATAATGAAAGATGGAGCGTCTTATGATAGGATAATGAAAGAATATGATAATCAGCTCGGATCCGAAGCAAGATTATTGGTAAGAGCCTTATTAAACAATAGGAAATAGTCTTATGGTTGTATTAGATATGCCTAAAATAAGTAAATCCGACATATATAAATGTTGTTGTAATGGAATAAGGGATAAGGCGAAGAAAAAGAATTTATTGAACTATTTATATGTATTTTTATTAAACGCTTGCGGTTACAACAATAGTGCAAGAGAAAAATATCTTGATAAGTATATAATAAAAGAACCGATTAATTATAAAAAATTTACTAGATACGAAAATATAAAAAAAGATTTATTTGATTTGTATAATAATCGCTTGGTGAGAGGAAAGGAGCCAAGAAAATACTATGATCAAATAATGGCTGGTTCAAAATTAGGCAAGTGCCCATATTGCGGATTGGGGCATGTGTCTACATTAGATCACTATTTACCAAAATCTGAATTTCAAATTTTTTCTATACTGCCAAACAATTTGATAGGGTGCTGTAGGGACTGTAATACCACAAAAAGAAATACAGTTTTAAATACTATTCACCCATATTATGATGACTTTACAAAAACACAGTGGTTATTTGCAAAAGTGAACTGGTCTGAACTTACTATGGAATTCTTTGTAGACACAAAAGATATTAATAATGCCTTAGATAAAAAGAAAATAGAAGAGCATTTTAGAGTGTACGAATTAGCTAGAAGATATGCTATTGAAGCAGCAAGTGAATTGAGCGACCTTAGGATAGAGTTTGAAAATAAAAATTTAACAAAAATAGACATTGAACAAGAACTTTGTATAAAATTTAAATCTAAACCCATAAATAATTGGAAAACAGCAATGTATCAAGCTCTAAGTAAAGATCAGTGTTATTGTAGTGGTGGATATAACAAGTTTTTGTAATATTTTGAATAATGTTTTAAAAGTAAATTTATGTTAAAATTACGCCTTGGTAAAACTAACTTACTAGGAGCGCAAATTGAACGATTTAAGAAATATCCCACAAGTTGATAAGATCATAAAAAACGAGGCATTTTTGGGGCTTGATACGAGTTTAGTCACTATGCTTGCAAGGCAAATTTTAGATGAGGTTAGAGCTAAAATTTTAAATGAAAATGCAAGCTTTAGTGGCGAAGAGATAATAAATTTAATCCTAGATGAGTACTATAAATTTAATGAAGCTAGCCTTAAAAGAGTGCTAAATTTAACCGGTGTGACCATTCACACAAACCTCGCTAGAAGCGTCATAGATAAAGAAATTTTAAGCCGTGCAACTCCGGTAATCACAGGGTATTCAAACCTTGAATACAACCTAAAAACAGGCAGCCGTGGCAACAGATACGACTATATCGGTGAGATGATCGCAAGAGCTTTTGGTTTTGAAGACGCCATCGTCGTAAATAATAACGCAAGCGCTGTGTTTTTAGTGCTAAATACCTTTGCAAAGGGCAAGGAAGTCGTCGTTAGTAGAGGCGAGCTAGTCGAGATCGGCGGTAGTTTTAGAGTGCCTGAGGTGATGGCAAATGCGGGCTGCTTTTTGAAAGAGGTTGGCACGACAAACAAAACTAAGCTAAAAGACTACGAAGAGGCAATTAATGAAAATACGGCGATGCTTGTAAAGGTTCATCGCTCAAATTTTGACATTGTGGGTTTTAGCGAAGAGGTTACAGCAAATGAACTAAGCAAATTGGCGTGTGAGCAAAATTTGATAGATTATTTTGATCTTGGCAGTGGATTTTATGGAATTTTGCCGTTTAACTTAGACAAAAATGAGCCAGATCTAAAAAATTTAAAAGATGTTTCGCTAGTTAGCTTTAGCGGCGACAAACTCCTTGGTGCGGTGCAGTGTGGCATAATAGTTGGCAAAAAAGAGCTCATCGCAAAGCTTAGAAAAAATCAGCTTTTAAGAATGCTTCGCGTAGATAAAGTGATCATCTCGCTTTTGGCTGAGAGCATGAAAGCTTATTTAAATAAAGAATTTGAGCTAATCACAACGCAAAAACTGCTTCACAAAAGCGTAAAAGAGCTTGAAAACTTAGCAAATTTTATAAATAAAAATCTAAAAACACCACTTGAGATGGTGCGCACACAAACCTTTGTAGGAGGCGGTGCGATGCCAAATAAAAAAATTCCAAGTATAGCTTTGGCAGTTAGTGGAGATGCGGTTTTAAATGAGCAGAAATTTAGGCAAAAAAAGGTGATCGGCCGTATAGAAAATGATAAATTTTTACTTGATTTAAGAACGCTTTTAGATGACGATGTAAATGAACTAATAAAAATAATAAATGAAACGGAAGAAAAATGAGTCTAATAATAGGAACAGCAGGGCATATCGACCACGGAAAAACCGCGCTTATAAAGGAGCTAAACGGCTTTGAGGGAGACAATCTTGAAGAGGAGAAAAAGCGTGGCATAACGATCGATCTAAGCTTTTCAAATTTAAGTAAAAATGATGAAAATATCGCATTTATCGACGTACCAGGGCATGAAAATCTCATAAAAACGATGATAAGTGGCGCGTATGGCTTTGATGCGTGTTTATTTGTGGTGGCAGCAAATGACGGCCTTATGCCTCAAAGCTTGGAGCACCTTGAAATTTTAAATCTCCTTGGCGTGAAATCTATAATCGTGGCGCTTACAAAGTGTGACCTCGTAGATGAAGCGACTATAAATTTAAGAAAAAAAGAGATAAGAGATGAAATTTCTAAATTTAAAAACCTGCAAATTTTAGAAATTTTTGCCGTTAGTATAAGGGATAAGGCAAGCATTGACGAGCTTAGAAACTACCTCTTTACGCTAAGAGCTAAAAAACGCGATGAGGAGGGCGTTTTTAGATACTACATCGATAGGGTTTTTAGCCTAAAAGGTATCGGAAATGTCGTAACTGGCACCGTTATAGAGGGAAGCGTTAGTAAAAATGAGAAGCTTTTTAACTATGACGCTGGCAAAGAGGTGCTAGTAAGAAGTGTGCAAAGCCATGATAAATTCGTAGATAATGCA comes from Campylobacter concisus and encodes:
- a CDS encoding AAA family ATPase, whose product is MLEFFEKDWSQFSRIKGLENDKLFPHHACKVYLCYDNWDDFGYKTLYQIVIFDISGKKYDLGYVKIASFGQKQTKIPPKFESLGSSYFSLGQSPEYYSLLSQMSAEIRDIFLASINDVIKNEELLNEALSEDVFTTSLLRDTSLVTIRGQYKRILDGGAILDDYSFGYETSCVNNQAGYKLYFEVFADSNPPTNIHVLIGRNGVGKTHLLNNMTKSFIGLDCENGKFFEFEEDIFGEREKVKPPRKIFSRILSVSYSAFDPFLPFSEKKYPEYSYIGLKKLKFNPEENGTASSKENHLKDNKELSDEFASSFVKILSNKNIEQYKNLISQLESDPIFEELNISEVMHQTVEIKKVDKVISQGLKQPAIDLFRKLSSGHAIILLTITKIFEKIEEKTLVLLDEPESHLHPPLLSSFMRALSDLLIKKNAVAIIATHSPVVLQEVPKSCVWRLSRFGLEAKAERFDIETFGETIGTLTKEIFGLEVNKSGFYAMLDNSIMKDGASYDRIMKDGASYDRIMKEYDNQLGSEARLLVRALLNNRK
- a CDS encoding HNH endonuclease, with the translated sequence MVVLDMPKISKSDIYKCCCNGIRDKAKKKNLLNYLYVFLLNACGYNNSAREKYLDKYIIKEPINYKKFTRYENIKKDLFDLYNNRLVRGKEPRKYYDQIMAGSKLGKCPYCGLGHVSTLDHYLPKSEFQIFSILPNNLIGCCRDCNTTKRNTVLNTIHPYYDDFTKTQWLFAKVNWSELTMEFFVDTKDINNALDKKKIEEHFRVYELARRYAIEAASELSDLRIEFENKNLTKIDIEQELCIKFKSKPINNWKTAMYQALSKDQCYCSGGYNKFL
- the selA gene encoding L-seryl-tRNA(Sec) selenium transferase, with the protein product MNDLRNIPQVDKIIKNEAFLGLDTSLVTMLARQILDEVRAKILNENASFSGEEIINLILDEYYKFNEASLKRVLNLTGVTIHTNLARSVIDKEILSRATPVITGYSNLEYNLKTGSRGNRYDYIGEMIARAFGFEDAIVVNNNASAVFLVLNTFAKGKEVVVSRGELVEIGGSFRVPEVMANAGCFLKEVGTTNKTKLKDYEEAINENTAMLVKVHRSNFDIVGFSEEVTANELSKLACEQNLIDYFDLGSGFYGILPFNLDKNEPDLKNLKDVSLVSFSGDKLLGAVQCGIIVGKKELIAKLRKNQLLRMLRVDKVIISLLAESMKAYLNKEFELITTQKLLHKSVKELENLANFINKNLKTPLEMVRTQTFVGGGAMPNKKIPSIALAVSGDAVLNEQKFRQKKVIGRIENDKFLLDLRTLLDDDVNELIKIINETEEK